The following coding sequences are from one Panicum hallii strain FIL2 chromosome 5, PHallii_v3.1, whole genome shotgun sequence window:
- the LOC112895086 gene encoding uncharacterized protein LOC112895086 isoform X2: MMNESFLDRMVSQLRSTCKYYTGYPKDLGPSRIIPFTSERQFVQLLHEGRCTYTHHLDKVLEEAAATFYPHIKFVRAVNILLLRCQVECPKYPGFCLTRQRNEYPFVEVFYNPEQAASQGKSVDPNITKYSVKVLPFNYDQSVYGFREYFKKHGFKYSETN; this comes from the exons ATGATGAACGAGTCTTTTCTTGATAGGATGGTTTCCCAGCTTCGGTCAACATGCAA GTACTACACTGGATATCCCAAGGACCTAGGGCCATCAAGAATCATACCATTCACATCTGAGCGTCAGTTTGTACAGCTATTGCATGAAGGAAG GTGCACTTATACACATCATCTTGATAAAGTACTGGAAGAGGCAGCTGCCACATTTTATCCACATATCAAGTTTGTCAGA GCAGTGAATATTCTTCTTCTCCGCTGTCAGGTCGAGTGCCCAAAGTATCCAGGGTTTTGCCTCACTAGGCAAAGGAATGAATATCCATTTGTTGAAGTATTTTACAATCCGGAACAG GCTGCAAGCCAAGGAAAGAGCGTGGATCCTAACATCACCAAGTATTCTGTAAAAGTGCTACCT TTCAACTATGATCAGAGCGTGTATGGATTTCGGGAATATTTCAAGAAGCATGGTTTCAAGTATTCTGAAACAAACTAA
- the LOC112895086 gene encoding uncharacterized protein LOC112895086 isoform X6, whose protein sequence is MMNESFLDRMVSQLRSTCKCTYTHHLDKVLEEAAATFYPHIKFVRAVNILLLRCQVECPKYPGFCLTRQRNEYPFVEVFYNPEQAASQGKSVDPNITKYSVKVLPFNYDQSVYGFREYFKKHGFKYSETN, encoded by the exons ATGATGAACGAGTCTTTTCTTGATAGGATGGTTTCCCAGCTTCGGTCAACATGCAA GTGCACTTATACACATCATCTTGATAAAGTACTGGAAGAGGCAGCTGCCACATTTTATCCACATATCAAGTTTGTCAGA GCAGTGAATATTCTTCTTCTCCGCTGTCAGGTCGAGTGCCCAAAGTATCCAGGGTTTTGCCTCACTAGGCAAAGGAATGAATATCCATTTGTTGAAGTATTTTACAATCCGGAACAG GCTGCAAGCCAAGGAAAGAGCGTGGATCCTAACATCACCAAGTATTCTGTAAAAGTGCTACCT TTCAACTATGATCAGAGCGTGTATGGATTTCGGGAATATTTCAAGAAGCATGGTTTCAAGTATTCTGAAACAAACTAA
- the LOC112895086 gene encoding uncharacterized protein LOC112895086 isoform X1: MMNESFLDRMVSQLRSTCKYYTGYPKDLGPSRIIPFTSERQFVQLLHEGRPIVVAFTIKCTYTHHLDKVLEEAAATFYPHIKFVRAVNILLLRCQVECPKYPGFCLTRQRNEYPFVEVFYNPEQAASQGKSVDPNITKYSVKVLPFNYDQSVYGFREYFKKHGFKYSETN, translated from the exons ATGATGAACGAGTCTTTTCTTGATAGGATGGTTTCCCAGCTTCGGTCAACATGCAA GTACTACACTGGATATCCCAAGGACCTAGGGCCATCAAGAATCATACCATTCACATCTGAGCGTCAGTTTGTACAGCTATTGCATGAAGGAAGGCCTATAGTTGTTGCCTTTACTATTAA GTGCACTTATACACATCATCTTGATAAAGTACTGGAAGAGGCAGCTGCCACATTTTATCCACATATCAAGTTTGTCAGA GCAGTGAATATTCTTCTTCTCCGCTGTCAGGTCGAGTGCCCAAAGTATCCAGGGTTTTGCCTCACTAGGCAAAGGAATGAATATCCATTTGTTGAAGTATTTTACAATCCGGAACAG GCTGCAAGCCAAGGAAAGAGCGTGGATCCTAACATCACCAAGTATTCTGTAAAAGTGCTACCT TTCAACTATGATCAGAGCGTGTATGGATTTCGGGAATATTTCAAGAAGCATGGTTTCAAGTATTCTGAAACAAACTAA
- the LOC112894854 gene encoding amino-acid permease BAT1 homolog isoform X2 gives MTWNKPPAGGAAVTAVDVGEDTGLARLQELGYKQELKRDLSVLSNFAFSFSIISVLTGITTLYNTGLTFGGPATMTFGWFVAGAFTMTVGLSMAEICSSFPTSGGLYYWSARLSGKRWAPFASWITGWFNIVGQWAVTTSVDYSLAQLIQVIILLGTGGKNGGGYLASKYVVIAFHAAILLSHAVINSLPITLLSFFGQFAAAWNMLGVFVLMIAVPTVATERASAEFVFTHFNTDNGAGIHSNFYIFVLGLLMSQYTLTGYDASAHMTEETKNADKNGPIGIISAIGISIVVGWGYILGITFAVKDIPYLLSPDNDAGGYAIAEVFYLAFKSRYGSGAGGIVCLGIVAVAIYFCGMSSVTSNSRMAYAFSRDGAMPFSSVWHKVNKQEVPINAVWLSVSVALCMALPSLGSLVAFQAMVSIATIGLYISYALPILFRVTLARKHFSPGPFNLGRYGALVGWVAVLWVATITVLFSLPVTYPVTKDTLNYTPVAVGGLFFLVLSSWVLSARHWFKGPVTNLDG, from the exons atgaCGTGGAATAAGCccccggccggcggcgccgccgtgaCGGCCGTCGACGTCGGCGAAGACACCGGCCTCGCGCGCCTCCAGGAGCTCGGGTACAAGCAGGAGCTCAAGCGCGACCTCTC GGTGCTGTCCAACTTCGCCTTCTCCTTCTCCATCATCTCGGTGCTGACGGGGATCACCACGCTCTACAACACGGGCCTCACCTTCGGCGGGCCCGCCACCATGACCTTCGGCTGGTTCGTCGCCGGCGCCTTCACCATGACCGTCGGCCTCTCCATGGCCGAGATCTGCTCCTCCTTCCCCACCTCCGGCGGCCTCTACTACTGGAGCGCCCGCCTCTCCGGCAAGCGCTGGGCGCCCTTCGCCTCCTGGATCACCGGATG GTTCAACATCGTTGGACAG TGGGCGGTGACCACCAGCGTGGACTACTCCCTGGCGCAGCTGATCCAGGTGATCATCCTGCTGGGCACCGGCGGCAAGAACGGCGGCGGGTACCTGGCGTCCAAGTACGTGGTGATCGCCTTCCACGCCGCCATCCTGCTCAGCCACGCCGTCATCAACAGCCTCCCCATCACCTTGCTCTCCTTCTTCGGCCAGTTCGCCGCGGCCTGGAACATGCTGGGCGTCTTCGTGCTCATGATCGCCGTGCCCACCGTCGCCACCGAGCGCGCCAGCGCCGAGTTCGTCTTCACCCACTTCAACACCGACAACGGCGCCGGGATCCACAGCAACTTCTACATCTTCGTCCTCGGCCTGCTCATGAGCCAGTACACGCTCACAGGATACGACGCCTCTGCGCACATG ACTGAGGAGACCAAGAACGCTGACAAGAACGGCCCGATCGGCATCATCAGCGCCATCGGCATTTCGATCGTGGTGGGCTGGGGCTACATCCTCGGCATCACGTTCGCGGTAAAAGATATACCCTACCTGCTGAGCCCCGACAACGACGCCGGAGGGTACGCCATCGCCGAGGTGTTCTACCTCGCCTTCAAGAGCCGGTACgggagcggcgccggcgggaTCGTCTGCCTGGGGATCGTCGCCGTCGCCATCTACTTCTGCGGCATGAGCTCGGTCACAAGCAATTCCAG GATGGCGTACGCGTTCTCGAGAGACGGCGCCATGCCCTTCTCCTCCGTGTGGCACAAGGTGAACAAGCAGGAGGTGCCCATCAACGCCGTCTGGCTCTCGGTCTCCGTCGCCCTCTGCATGGCGCTGCCG TCGCTGGGCAGCCTGGTGGCGTTCCAGGCGATGGTGTCGATCGCGACGATCGGGCTGTACATCTCGTACGCGCTGCCGATCCTGTTCCGGGTGACGCTGGCGCGCAAGCACTTCTCGCCGGGGCCCTTCAACCTGGGCCGCTACGGCGCGCTCGTCGGCTGGGTCGCCGTGCTCTGGGTGGCCACCATCACCGTGCTCTTCTCGCTGCCCGTCACGTACCCGGTGACCAAGGACACGCTCAACTACACACCCGTCGCCGTCGGCGGGCTCTTCTTCCTCGTGCTCTCGTCCTGGGTGCTCAGCGCCAGGCACTGGTTCAAGGGCCCCGTCACCAACCTCGACGGATGA
- the LOC112894854 gene encoding amino-acid permease BAT1 homolog isoform X1, producing the protein MEEARHGYSPLAAADEAVIRGATSDGDDVKLRLLGYKPQLKRDLSVVSNFAVSFSIVSVVTGVTTLFGTGLQFGGPATMVYGWPVAGAFTLAVGLAMAEICSAYPTSGGLYFWSARLCAHRPWGPFAAWLTGWFNIVGQWAVTTSVDYSLAQLIQVIILLGTGGKNGGGYLASKYVVIAFHAAILLSHAVINSLPITLLSFFGQFAAAWNMLGVFVLMIAVPTVATERASAEFVFTHFNTDNGAGIHSNFYIFVLGLLMSQYTLTGYDASAHMTEETKNADKNGPIGIISAIGISIVVGWGYILGITFAVKDIPYLLSPDNDAGGYAIAEVFYLAFKSRYGSGAGGIVCLGIVAVAIYFCGMSSVTSNSRMAYAFSRDGAMPFSSVWHKVNKQEVPINAVWLSVSVALCMALPSLGSLVAFQAMVSIATIGLYISYALPILFRVTLARKHFSPGPFNLGRYGALVGWVAVLWVATITVLFSLPVTYPVTKDTLNYTPVAVGGLFFLVLSSWVLSARHWFKGPVTNLDG; encoded by the exons ATGGAAGAAGCGCGGCACGGTTAcagcccgctcgccgccgccgacgaggcGGTGATCCGCGGCGCCACCAGCGATGGCGACGACGTCAAGCTGAGGCTGCTCGGCTACAAGCCGCAGCTCAAGCGCGACCTCTC GGTGGTGTCCAACTTCGCGGTGTCGTTCTCGATCGTGTCGGTGGTGACGGGCGTGACGACGCTGTTCGGGACGGGCCTCCAGTTCGGCGGGCCGGCGACGATGGTGTACGGGTGGCCCGTGGCCGGCGCCTTCACCCTGGCGGTCGGGCTGGCCATGGCCGAGATCTGCTCCGCCTACCCCACCTCCGGCGGCCTCTACTTCTGGAGCGCCAGGCTCTGCGCCCACCGCCCGTGGGGGCCCTTCGCCGCCTGGCTCACCGGCTG GTTCAACATCGTTGGACAG TGGGCGGTGACCACCAGCGTGGACTACTCCCTGGCGCAGCTGATCCAGGTGATCATCCTGCTGGGCACCGGCGGCAAGAACGGCGGCGGGTACCTGGCGTCCAAGTACGTGGTGATCGCCTTCCACGCCGCCATCCTGCTCAGCCACGCCGTCATCAACAGCCTCCCCATCACCTTGCTCTCCTTCTTCGGCCAGTTCGCCGCGGCCTGGAACATGCTGGGCGTCTTCGTGCTCATGATCGCCGTGCCCACCGTCGCCACCGAGCGCGCCAGCGCCGAGTTCGTCTTCACCCACTTCAACACCGACAACGGCGCCGGGATCCACAGCAACTTCTACATCTTCGTCCTCGGCCTGCTCATGAGCCAGTACACGCTCACAGGATACGACGCCTCTGCGCACATG ACTGAGGAGACCAAGAACGCTGACAAGAACGGCCCGATCGGCATCATCAGCGCCATCGGCATTTCGATCGTGGTGGGCTGGGGCTACATCCTCGGCATCACGTTCGCGGTAAAAGATATACCCTACCTGCTGAGCCCCGACAACGACGCCGGAGGGTACGCCATCGCCGAGGTGTTCTACCTCGCCTTCAAGAGCCGGTACgggagcggcgccggcgggaTCGTCTGCCTGGGGATCGTCGCCGTCGCCATCTACTTCTGCGGCATGAGCTCGGTCACAAGCAATTCCAG GATGGCGTACGCGTTCTCGAGAGACGGCGCCATGCCCTTCTCCTCCGTGTGGCACAAGGTGAACAAGCAGGAGGTGCCCATCAACGCCGTCTGGCTCTCGGTCTCCGTCGCCCTCTGCATGGCGCTGCCG TCGCTGGGCAGCCTGGTGGCGTTCCAGGCGATGGTGTCGATCGCGACGATCGGGCTGTACATCTCGTACGCGCTGCCGATCCTGTTCCGGGTGACGCTGGCGCGCAAGCACTTCTCGCCGGGGCCCTTCAACCTGGGCCGCTACGGCGCGCTCGTCGGCTGGGTCGCCGTGCTCTGGGTGGCCACCATCACCGTGCTCTTCTCGCTGCCCGTCACGTACCCGGTGACCAAGGACACGCTCAACTACACACCCGTCGCCGTCGGCGGGCTCTTCTTCCTCGTGCTCTCGTCCTGGGTGCTCAGCGCCAGGCACTGGTTCAAGGGCCCCGTCACCAACCTCGACGGATGA
- the LOC112895086 gene encoding uncharacterized protein LOC112895086 isoform X4 translates to MMNESFLDRMVSQLRSTCKYYTGYPKDLGPSRIIPFTSERQFVQLLHEGRCTYTHHLDKVLEEAAATFYPHIKFVRVECPKYPGFCLTRQRNEYPFVEVFYNPEQAASQGKSVDPNITKYSVKVLPFNYDQSVYGFREYFKKHGFKYSETN, encoded by the exons ATGATGAACGAGTCTTTTCTTGATAGGATGGTTTCCCAGCTTCGGTCAACATGCAA GTACTACACTGGATATCCCAAGGACCTAGGGCCATCAAGAATCATACCATTCACATCTGAGCGTCAGTTTGTACAGCTATTGCATGAAGGAAG GTGCACTTATACACATCATCTTGATAAAGTACTGGAAGAGGCAGCTGCCACATTTTATCCACATATCAAGTTTGTCAGA GTCGAGTGCCCAAAGTATCCAGGGTTTTGCCTCACTAGGCAAAGGAATGAATATCCATTTGTTGAAGTATTTTACAATCCGGAACAG GCTGCAAGCCAAGGAAAGAGCGTGGATCCTAACATCACCAAGTATTCTGTAAAAGTGCTACCT TTCAACTATGATCAGAGCGTGTATGGATTTCGGGAATATTTCAAGAAGCATGGTTTCAAGTATTCTGAAACAAACTAA
- the LOC112895086 gene encoding uncharacterized protein LOC112895086 isoform X5 has protein sequence MMNESFLDRMVSQLRSTCKYYTGYPKDLGPSRIIPFTSERQFVQLLHEGRPIVVAFTIKCTYTHHLDKVLEEAAATFYPHIKFVRAASQGKSVDPNITKYSVKVLPFNYDQSVYGFREYFKKHGFKYSETN, from the exons ATGATGAACGAGTCTTTTCTTGATAGGATGGTTTCCCAGCTTCGGTCAACATGCAA GTACTACACTGGATATCCCAAGGACCTAGGGCCATCAAGAATCATACCATTCACATCTGAGCGTCAGTTTGTACAGCTATTGCATGAAGGAAGGCCTATAGTTGTTGCCTTTACTATTAA GTGCACTTATACACATCATCTTGATAAAGTACTGGAAGAGGCAGCTGCCACATTTTATCCACATATCAAGTTTGTCAGA GCTGCAAGCCAAGGAAAGAGCGTGGATCCTAACATCACCAAGTATTCTGTAAAAGTGCTACCT TTCAACTATGATCAGAGCGTGTATGGATTTCGGGAATATTTCAAGAAGCATGGTTTCAAGTATTCTGAAACAAACTAA
- the LOC112894212 gene encoding uncharacterized protein LOC112894212 — protein sequence MTTAGEEAAAAGEELEPLFDYKRVQPTINFRFDDSDLEKADIFKHCNKRPRVDAAATATEEGKPDEKAATVKVVDVDEEDWLLPPPPKAAFKPSAEEDSALRELRLKRQELAKLTESAHDILQELDATAKTEVVSKEQPEQIIIDDESEPQVEKAREKIVISIQDKNAQQQIRVYKDEKFDKLLKVYAKKAKLNPSDLVFVFDGEKINLSSTPEDLDLEDDDMIEVRHKRH from the exons ATGACGACG GCAGgggaggaggccgcggcggccggcgaggagcTGGAGCCGCTCTTCGACTACAAGCGGGTGCAGCCCACCATCAACTTCCGCTTCGACG ACAGCGACCTGGAGAAGGCGGACATCTTCAAGCACTGCAACAAGCGCCCCAGGgtcgacgccgccgccaccgccacg GAGGAGGGTAAGCCTGACGAGAAGGCCGCCACCGTCAAGGTGGTGGATGTCGACGAGGAGGATTggttgctgccgccgccgccaaaggCCGCGTTCAAGCCCTCTGCAGAGGAGGATAGCGCGTTGCGAGAACTGAG GTTAAAGAGACAAGAGTTGGCAAAGTTGACTGAATCAGCTCATGATATATTGCAAGAGTTGGATGCAACTGCCAAGACAGAAGTTGTGTCCAAGGAACAACCTGAACAAATAATTATAGATGATGAATCCGAACCACAAGTGGAGAAAGCGAGGGAAAAGATAGTCATATCAATTCAGGACAAGAATGCCCAGCAGCAGATCCGTGTATATAAG GACGAGAAGTTTGACAAGCTTCTCAAGGTGTACGCCAAGAAGGCCAAGCTCAACCCATCCGATCTGGTCTTTGTGTTTGATGGTGAGAAAATTAACCTATCATCTACACCTGAGGACCTTGATCTGGAGGACGATGACATGATCGAGGTGCGCCATAAGCGACACTGA
- the LOC112895857 gene encoding transcriptional corepressor LEUNIG-like has product MRPCVDSSEVYGFGEIAKASASGSKVTCCDISSDGKLLATGGHDKKAVLWCTEPLLEPKSSLEEHSMLITDVRFSPSMPRRLATSSFDRTLRVWDADETEYSLRTFTGHQASITSLDFHPNKQDVICSCDGGGQVRSWSTKYANCLNRVKVSRGLRFQPRRGKYLATASEKAVFILDGETQIVRRSPLQGHSKDIQSLCWDSPGDYLASVSEDSVRIWSFASGHDVFGTLGHKGKQISYAQQCA; this is encoded by the exons ATGAGGCCCTGCGTGGATTCCAGCGAAG TGTATGGCTTTGGTGAGATTGCAAAAGCAAGTGCCAGTGGAAGCAAAGTTACCTGTTGCGACATCTCGTCTGATGGCAAACTGCTTGCTACCGGTGGCCATGATAAAAAG GCTGTCCTGTGGTGTACAGAGCCCCTGCTAGAGCCTAAATCTTCGCTGGAAGAGCACTCGATGCTGATCACTGACGTTAGATTTAGCCCAAGCATGCCACGACGCCTTGCTACATCCTCCTTTGACAGAACGCTGCGGGTTTGGGATGCTGATGAG ACGGAGTATTCTCTCCGTACTTTCACAGGGCATCAAGCATCTATTACGTCACTTGATTTCCATCCTAACAAACAAGATGTGATATGCTCCTGTGATGGCGGCGGGCAAGTGCGTAGCTGGAGCACAAAATATGCTAACTGTCTGAACCGTGTTAAGGTGTCCAGG GGTCTGAGATTTCAACCTCGCAGGGGAAAGTATCTAGCAACAGCCTCAGAGAAGGCTGTCTTCATACTTGATGGGGAAACACAAATTGTCCGTAGAAGCCCTTTACAG GGGCACTCTAAGGATATTCAGTCACTTTGTTGGGATTCTCCTGGTGACTATCTGGCTTCTGTCAGTGAAGACTCGGTCAGAATATGGTCGTTTGCTTCTGGGCATGATG TCTTTGGAACTCTGGGACATAAGGGGAAACAAATCAGTTACGCTCAACAATGCGCATGA
- the LOC112895086 gene encoding uncharacterized protein LOC112895086 isoform X3 codes for MMNESFLDRMVSQLRSTCKYYTGYPKDLGPSRIIPFTSERQFVQLLHEGRPIVVAFTIKCTYTHHLDKVLEEAAATFYPHIKFVRVECPKYPGFCLTRQRNEYPFVEVFYNPEQAASQGKSVDPNITKYSVKVLPFNYDQSVYGFREYFKKHGFKYSETN; via the exons ATGATGAACGAGTCTTTTCTTGATAGGATGGTTTCCCAGCTTCGGTCAACATGCAA GTACTACACTGGATATCCCAAGGACCTAGGGCCATCAAGAATCATACCATTCACATCTGAGCGTCAGTTTGTACAGCTATTGCATGAAGGAAGGCCTATAGTTGTTGCCTTTACTATTAA GTGCACTTATACACATCATCTTGATAAAGTACTGGAAGAGGCAGCTGCCACATTTTATCCACATATCAAGTTTGTCAGA GTCGAGTGCCCAAAGTATCCAGGGTTTTGCCTCACTAGGCAAAGGAATGAATATCCATTTGTTGAAGTATTTTACAATCCGGAACAG GCTGCAAGCCAAGGAAAGAGCGTGGATCCTAACATCACCAAGTATTCTGTAAAAGTGCTACCT TTCAACTATGATCAGAGCGTGTATGGATTTCGGGAATATTTCAAGAAGCATGGTTTCAAGTATTCTGAAACAAACTAA
- the LOC112894854 gene encoding amino-acid permease BAT1 homolog isoform X3: protein MEEARHGYSPLAAADEAVIRGATSDGDDVKLRLLGYKPQLKRDLSVVSNFAVSFSIVSVVTGVTTLFGTGLQFGGPATMVYGWPVAGAFTLAVGLAMAEICSAYPTSGGLYFWSARLCAHRPWGPFAAWLTGWVLSNFAFSFSIISVLTGITTLYNTGLTFGGPATMTFGWFVAGAFTMTVGLSMAEICSSFPTSGGLYYWSARLSGKRWAPFASWITGWFNIVGQWAVTTSVDYSLAQLIQVIILLGTGGKNGGGYLASKYVVIAFHAAILLSHAVINSLPITLLSFFGQFAAAWNMLGVFVLMIAVPTVATERASAEFVFTHFNTDNGAGIHSNFYIFVLGLLMSQYTLTGYDASAHMTEETKNADKNGPIGIISAIGISIVVGWGYILGITFAVKDIPYLLSPDNDAGGYAIAEVFYLAFKSRYGSGAGGIVCLGIVAVAIYFCGMSSVTSNSRMAYAFSRDGAMPFSSVWHKVNKQEVPINAVWLSVSVALCMALPSLGSLVAFQAMVSIATIGLYISYALPILFRVTLARKHFSPGPFNLGRYGALVGWVAVLWVATITVLFSLPVTYPVTKDTLNYTPVAVGGLFFLVLSSWVLSARHWFKGPVTNLDG, encoded by the exons ATGGAAGAAGCGCGGCACGGTTAcagcccgctcgccgccgccgacgaggcGGTGATCCGCGGCGCCACCAGCGATGGCGACGACGTCAAGCTGAGGCTGCTCGGCTACAAGCCGCAGCTCAAGCGCGACCTCTC GGTGGTGTCCAACTTCGCGGTGTCGTTCTCGATCGTGTCGGTGGTGACGGGCGTGACGACGCTGTTCGGGACGGGCCTCCAGTTCGGCGGGCCGGCGACGATGGTGTACGGGTGGCCCGTGGCCGGCGCCTTCACCCTGGCGGTCGGGCTGGCCATGGCCGAGATCTGCTCCGCCTACCCCACCTCCGGCGGCCTCTACTTCTGGAGCGCCAGGCTCTGCGCCCACCGCCCGTGGGGGCCCTTCGCCGCCTGGCTCACCGGCTG GGTGCTGTCCAACTTCGCCTTCTCCTTCTCCATCATCTCGGTGCTGACGGGGATCACCACGCTCTACAACACGGGCCTCACCTTCGGCGGGCCCGCCACCATGACCTTCGGCTGGTTCGTCGCCGGCGCCTTCACCATGACCGTCGGCCTCTCCATGGCCGAGATCTGCTCCTCCTTCCCCACCTCCGGCGGCCTCTACTACTGGAGCGCCCGCCTCTCCGGCAAGCGCTGGGCGCCCTTCGCCTCCTGGATCACCGGATG GTTCAACATCGTTGGACAG TGGGCGGTGACCACCAGCGTGGACTACTCCCTGGCGCAGCTGATCCAGGTGATCATCCTGCTGGGCACCGGCGGCAAGAACGGCGGCGGGTACCTGGCGTCCAAGTACGTGGTGATCGCCTTCCACGCCGCCATCCTGCTCAGCCACGCCGTCATCAACAGCCTCCCCATCACCTTGCTCTCCTTCTTCGGCCAGTTCGCCGCGGCCTGGAACATGCTGGGCGTCTTCGTGCTCATGATCGCCGTGCCCACCGTCGCCACCGAGCGCGCCAGCGCCGAGTTCGTCTTCACCCACTTCAACACCGACAACGGCGCCGGGATCCACAGCAACTTCTACATCTTCGTCCTCGGCCTGCTCATGAGCCAGTACACGCTCACAGGATACGACGCCTCTGCGCACATG ACTGAGGAGACCAAGAACGCTGACAAGAACGGCCCGATCGGCATCATCAGCGCCATCGGCATTTCGATCGTGGTGGGCTGGGGCTACATCCTCGGCATCACGTTCGCGGTAAAAGATATACCCTACCTGCTGAGCCCCGACAACGACGCCGGAGGGTACGCCATCGCCGAGGTGTTCTACCTCGCCTTCAAGAGCCGGTACgggagcggcgccggcgggaTCGTCTGCCTGGGGATCGTCGCCGTCGCCATCTACTTCTGCGGCATGAGCTCGGTCACAAGCAATTCCAG GATGGCGTACGCGTTCTCGAGAGACGGCGCCATGCCCTTCTCCTCCGTGTGGCACAAGGTGAACAAGCAGGAGGTGCCCATCAACGCCGTCTGGCTCTCGGTCTCCGTCGCCCTCTGCATGGCGCTGCCG TCGCTGGGCAGCCTGGTGGCGTTCCAGGCGATGGTGTCGATCGCGACGATCGGGCTGTACATCTCGTACGCGCTGCCGATCCTGTTCCGGGTGACGCTGGCGCGCAAGCACTTCTCGCCGGGGCCCTTCAACCTGGGCCGCTACGGCGCGCTCGTCGGCTGGGTCGCCGTGCTCTGGGTGGCCACCATCACCGTGCTCTTCTCGCTGCCCGTCACGTACCCGGTGACCAAGGACACGCTCAACTACACACCCGTCGCCGTCGGCGGGCTCTTCTTCCTCGTGCTCTCGTCCTGGGTGCTCAGCGCCAGGCACTGGTTCAAGGGCCCCGTCACCAACCTCGACGGATGA